The genomic DNA CCCTGCCATGTATATCCCAGTTTTATATATATCCGCTGCTAATTCTGGTGGTGTTTTAGATAATGTTTCCATTACAGCATCTTCAATTCTTAAAATTGATTTATCAAGAGCAGGTATTGTCTCTTTATAAGAAAGATTCATTTCTTTAGGTTTCCCTGTAGAAAGATCTCGTCCTCTTATATAAATATCTTCGGGGATTGGATCTATAGATTCCATTGCAGATCCTATTTTTATTTTTATTTTTTCCGCTGTTCTTTCTCCGATATACAAATTATATTTACTACGAAGAAAATATGAAATATCATTAGTAAAAACATCTCCTGCTATTTTTATAGATTTTTGACAAACAATACCTCCTAAAGCAATAACTCCGCATTCTGTTGTACCTCCTCCTATATCTATAATCATATTTCCTTCTGCTTTTGTTACTGATATTCCAGATCCAATAGCTGCAGCCATAGGTTCCTCTATTAAATAAACTTCTTTAGCATTTAAATGTTGAGCTGAGTCCTTTACTGCTCTTTTTTCTACCTCTGTTATACCTGATGGTATACATATTACCATTGTTAGTGATGGAGTAAAAATTTTACTATTAATTCCTGGTATTTTTTTTATAAATTCTTTTATCATAAGTTCAGCAATTTGATAATCTGCAATAACTCCATCCTTTAACGGTTTATATATTTTTATACTTTCATGTGTTTTTCCTTGCATTTGTTTAGCTTCTTCTCCTACTGCTAATACTTTCTTATTTCTTACATCTATCGCAATAATAGAAGGTAAATCTACTACTACTTTGCTATCATGCATTATAAGAGTATTTGCGGTTCCTAAATCTATAGCTATCCCTTGGGCAAAGAGATTCTTCATAAAATTGACTACTAATCCCATTAATATTTTTTTTATGAAAATGTCTACCTAATTTAAACAAAAATTACACTTTTTCAGTAAATTATGTACTAATAAATTTTATTTTTTATGTCAAAAAAACATAATATTTTTTTATTAATAGGAGGAAATCAAGAAAATAGAAAAAAATATTTGAACATAGCGATTATTCTAATAAATAAAAAAATTGGAAAAATAATAAATAAATCTTCTTTTTTTAAAAGTGAAGCATGGAAAATGAAAAAAGATTCTCCATATTTTTTAAATATAATTGTACATGTAAAAACTTTTTATTCTCCTATTTTTTTAATGAATGAAATAAAAAAAATAGAAAATTTAATAATAGAGAAAAAAAAAAAAAACGTAAAAATTTAATAAATAAAATATATAAAAATAGAAAAATAGATATAGACATTTTATTTTATGATCAATTAATTATATATACATCGAATCATAATTTAATTATTCCACATTATTTATTACATATTAGAAAATTTGTTTTAGAACCTATGTGTGAAATTAATCCTAATAAATATCATCCTATTTTTAAAATGACAGTTTTAGAAATGTTAGGTGCTTGTTCAGATAAATCTTTAGTAAAAAAAATTTAAAAAATTATACTCAATCATAAATAAATATATAGTATAGATTAAAATAAGTATATTTACATTATTTTAATGAAAAAATTTTTTGAATAAAATTTATTATTAATGAAAAAATTTTTTTTATATATTGTATTTTTTTTTTAATTTTTAATAATAGTTTTTCTAAAATTATTAAAAAAGAAAAAAATAAACTTTATATTATTCATGCTGATTCAATAAAATGTTATCGATTGAATAATTTCATTATAAATGGAAAAGTTCATATTAAATATAGAAAATATCATATTTTTTGTAATAAGATAATATATGATAAAAATAATAATAAATTTTATGGGTACGGAAAAGTTAGAGTAAAATTCAATAATATTAAATTAGTATCTAATTATTTTGAATATTGTAATAATAACAATGTACCTCAATTAAAATTTTTAGGAAATATTTTATTGAAAAAAAATAAAATAAAATTAACTGCAAAAAAAATAAATTTTTTTGTTAAAAGTAAAAGATTACAAGCAACTAAAAATGTTGTTTTTATTTTAGATAAATTAAAATTAATAACTAATAAATTTGAATATAATTTCTTATCAA from Blattabacterium cuenoti includes the following:
- a CDS encoding rod shape-determining protein; protein product: MGLVVNFMKNLFAQGIAIDLGTANTLIMHDSKVVVDLPSIIAIDVRNKKVLAVGEEAKQMQGKTHESIKIYKPLKDGVIADYQIAELMIKEFIKKIPGINSKIFTPSLTMVICIPSGITEVEKRAVKDSAQHLNAKEVYLIEEPMAAAIGSGISVTKAEGNMIIDIGGGTTECGVIALGGIVCQKSIKIAGDVFTNDISYFLRSKYNLYIGERTAEKIKIKIGSAMESIDPIPEDIYIRGRDLSTGKPKEMNLSYKETIPALDKSILRIEDAVMETLSKTPPELAADIYKTGIYMAGGGSLLRGLDKRISKKTGLSVFLVEDPLRAVVKGTGVALNNIDKFTFLTK
- a CDS encoding 2-amino-4-hydroxy-6-hydroxymethyldihydropteridine diphosphokinase, translated to MSKKHNIFLLIGGNQENRKKYLNIAIILINKKIGKIINKSSFFKSEAWKMKKDSPYFLNIIVHVKTFYSPIFLMNEIKKIENLIIEKKKKNVKI